One Vicia villosa cultivar HV-30 ecotype Madison, WI linkage group LG5, Vvil1.0, whole genome shotgun sequence genomic window, TAGATACaagtatggtttattcaaacaGCTTATGACCAAGGATGGTCAGGAGGAAGTTGCTGAAAATTGGCTTgaggtattgttatttatatCGATATTTTATACTAATCGGTTAGAAGCCAAATCTTCATAATATTAGTGAAGGTTGTTCTTTAAATGTTCTAACTTTTATCATTCTTTTTGGAAGCTTTGCAAGTTCTTCTGCAGTGAGATTCACTGACTGATGTCTCTCTTTATAGATGGGGAATCCCTGGGAAATTCAGAGAAACGATGTTTCTTATCCAGTTAGATTCTATGGAGAAGTTATTTCAGGGCCAGATGGAAGCAAACAGTGGACTGGAGGAGAAAATATATCGGCTGTTGCATATGATGTTCCGATACCTGGATACAAAACTAGAACCACCGTAAACTTGCGATTGTGGTCCACTAAAGTTTCAACTGAAGAATTCGATTTGCAAGCTTTCAATACTGGCGATCATGCCAAAGCATACGCTGCCATGAAGAATGCAGAGAAGGTCTGTGGCAGCCTTGTTTCTTTGTGATTCATACATCTGCATCTAAGTTTGGTATCTTCCTTTCAACTTATTGATTCTGGAAGATTTTAAATATCCACTACTGATTTGAGAATTTATTGCACAAATATGAAGTTAAACCTTATTTGCTTCTTGTTTCAAATTGTATTGGCACCGCTATCTTAGATCTAAATCATCAAGAGAGGTTTCTTTGCATCTACAGAAAACTAAGTTCAGTCGACTATCTTCATGAATCATTTGTGATGCtccttttttatatattttattgttcATTGTAATCAGATATGTTACGTTCTATACCCTGGGGATGAATCAATAGAAGGAAAGACTCTACGGCTAAAGCAACAATATACATTATGCTCAGCATCTCTCCAGGATATTATTGCACGCTTTGAAAAGAGATCAGGAAGGACGGTAAATTGGGAGACCCTCCCAGATAAAGTGGTGGTACAAATGAACGATACTCACCCAACACTTTGCATTCCCGAGCTGATTAGGATCCTAATAGATGTTAAGGGTTTAAGCTGGGAGAAAGCTTGGGATATTACTAAAAGGTGCTTCTTTTTACATCAACTGTATATCCAATTTATATTTGAAGATATCAAGCCATTATTAGGACTTCTAAGTACTTAGAATTTTAGTAGAATTGATTTAAGTAGTACTGCTTCTACATTTTTTCAAGTATAGTATGCGAACTTATAGAAATAAAGTGAGTTTCTATTTTCAAAATCTACAGCTTCACCGAAGTAATATTTCTAATGTATCCGTGGTGCTTTGTAGAGTCACAATATAACTACTACTTTGATCACTACACTTACATTGGTCCCGCTTTTAATTGCTCTTTTGTTAGAACGGTTGCTTACACAAACCACACAGTTCTACCAGAGGCACTAGAGAAGTGGAGTTTGACGCTTCTGCAGGATTTACTTCCTCGACATGTGGAAATAATAAGAAAGGTAGATGAGGAGGTAATGTTGAAAAACTTATGTGGCATTGGTGTTCAAATTGTTGTTAGTTCATATGGCCATCACATGGTCTtatttatgaaattctatatctaatGTCTGGTATCTTTGTTTTATTAACCAGTTTATACATGAAATTATTTCTGAGTATGGGACTGGTGATCTTAACATGCTGCAAGAAAAGCTCGGAAAGATGAGAATACTTGAAAATATTGAGTTGCCTGATTCGGTGGTTGAGTTGATTAATAATACAATTCCGGCTGttgatcctgttgaggaaattgatgttgatgataatgataatgatataaaGGCAATAAACAAGAAAGATGAAGACGAAGAAGAAGGTGATGAAGCGGGGGAAGAGGAACAAGAAGAAGATGACAGGGAAGACCCTGTTgtagagaaaaaaatagaaatgaCATTCAAAGTTGATCCAAAACTGCCGATGATGGTTCGGATGGCTAATCTATGTGTTGTTGGTGGATTTTCTGTGAATGGAGTAGCTGAGATTCACAGTGAGATTGTAAAAGAGGAagtttttaatgaattttatgAGGTACTAAATCCAGCAGATTCATTCTCTTTTAATTGTGCAGTTATTTATTGGGATTACAAAATACATACATCCATAAAATAAGATATTAAATTTTCTGTCGTTCATTTGACAGTTGTGGCCTGAGAAATTCCAGAATAAAACAAATGGGGTGACACCTAGAAGATGGATCCGTTTCTGTAATCCCGATCTTAGTAAAATCATAACCAAATGGATTGGAACAGAAGACTGGGTAACAGATCTTGAGAAATTGGCTATACTTCGCAAGGTAAATAAATTTAACTAAACATTGTGAACAATATCTGAATTACAAAAAGTTCTCTGTAATAACTTCCACAGTTGGCTAATGAATATATATCATATATACATGGCTAGTTACAGTATAACTTGAAAATGGCAACAAGCATTATAGGTGATTCCTTAGTCGAATGTTCCATCACATATTTTTTATGCTCAAATTCTCGTTTTTTTTAATTCCATCCTTATGGATAAATTTTTCTAACAGTTTGCAGATAATGAAGATTTACAATTAGAGTGGATAGGATCAAAGAGAAGAAACAAGATTAAGGTTGCATCATTTATCAAAGAGAAAACGGGTTATGTTGTCAGTCCCAATGCAATGTTTGACGTACAGGTTGGTTTTCCGCCATCAAGAATTTCAAATATTTCTTATCCTGATTTAGTTAACACTTGAATAAGAGCAACAATGGTAATGTTTCATGTATAGAGTGTATATTTTCACTTTTCATGGAACAAGTATTAGTTCTTGCTCCTAAAATGGGACAACCATAAAAATTCCAATGGCATGTTGTTTAACACATTCAATTCATGGTTAGTAATATATGACACGTCTATTTTCAGGTGAAACGTATCCATGAATACAAACGGCAATTACTGAATATCATGGGAATTGTTTATCGCTACAAGAAAATGAAAGAGTTGAGTACTGAGGAAAGAAAACAATTGTATGTTCCTCGGGTTTGCGTTTTTGGTGGGAAAGCATTTGCGACATATGTTCAAGCCAAGAGGATTGTAAAATTCATCACAGATGTAGGAGCCACAGTTAACAATGATCCAGAGATCGGAGATCTTTTGAAGGTATAAGTCAAACTATCATCATTATCTACTTTTTCATAAGACTAATCGTGTTCCTTGTCTTAATCTGCAGGTTGTATTTGTTCCTGATTACAATGTCAGTGTTGCTGAAATGCTAATTCCTGGCAGTGAACTGTCCCAGCATATCAGGTatagataaataattttttgaaacaaaatatTAACACTTTGTTCCCAATCAATGTTAGCAGTTTTTGTTTCTGACTTCGCTTTTTCTGTGTGTTCAGCACAGCTGGTATGGAGGCCAGTGGAACAAGCAACATGAAATTTGCAATGAATGGATGTGTACAAATCGGAACTCTCGACGGGGCTAATGTTGAAATAAGAGAAGAAGTTGGAGAAgacaacttttttctttttggcgCACGAGCTCAAGAAATTGCAGGGTTAAGGAAAGAAAGAGCAGAGGGAAAGGTAAGCTTTAAAACAATCAGAAACTAGAATAATTGGTTAAAGTGCAatagtttcttttctttcacaAGATATATTAACTAACGTTCAAAGAGTCTTCTATAGATCCTTTAAGTCATTGTTAATTAAGTCGAAGCCAACAAAATTACGTATCATAATCTCAATATAATGTGGCCTGTTGTATAATATACGCAGTTTGTACCAGACCCACGGTTTGAAGAAGTGAAGTCATATGTTAGAAGTGGTGTTTTTGGCACCTATAACTATAACGATTTGATAGGATCATTGGAAGGGAATGAAGGCTATGGCCGTGCTGATTATTTTCTTGTTGGCAAGGACTTCCCTAGCTACTTGGAGTGCCAAGAGGAAGTTGACAAGGCATACCGCGATCAAAAAGTAAGTAACAACAAGTCATgcacaaaacattattttttcgTCTATTACCTTGTCAAATCTGTTATTAAGATTAAAATGTACAAACCATAACATATTGATGttttgttgcagaaatggacaaaAATGTCAATATTGAACACAGCTGGCTCGTATAAATTCAGCAGTGATCGAACAATTCATGAGTATGCTAGAGATATATGGAGAATTGAGCCAGTTGTATTGCCTTGAAAAGCTATACATTCTTTGGTCTATGCAATAAGACAGGTGTGGAGGAAGAGAGTTCTCTTGAATCACCAAACCAGTTGAAAAATCATCTTTGAACATTTGTTGCTCTAGGAGGGTATATGTTATCTTCATAGAATTATTTTCTGCAAAATATTGAAgtaatttcttaattattttatggttcatGTTTCCAAATGAGGATGTTGATAACGTCATATTTGTTCCATGGTTGGATTATTCAAACTAGAAAACAAAATATTCTAGTGGgacataaactaaaataaattcaCACTAATGAGAAGACAAAGGAAGATCTAAGCAATTTTTTTCAACACTTAATTTCAATCACATTAAATTGATACAACATATGTATACAAGACATGCTTTTTATGGGCTTCCTATCCCTTAATACTTAATTTTAGGGAATTTTTTTCTTACCCTTAGGAAATTTAGGTGAAAAAGTCCCCTTTCATGCAGCTCCAAAATCTAAGAAGACTTGCATCTGGTATGACATTTCTGCCACCTCTTTTTGACGAACGACTATCTGCCTTGTTGGAGAAATGAAAAGACCAGAATTCCCTAGTGACAAGCCAAGAACCCCATTGACAAATTTTCCGGGTTCAATGAATAGCTTTCTCAATGGTCTGACCTTCCCTAATACGGTTCCACGAATTGAGGCCTTTTGAATATCGGATCACAAGCCATCATCTCCCAGCGGATGGCCTTCACCAATTATCCTTGGTGGCAGGCTCAAGACATCCTCGCCAGAAGGGTGGTTATAAGAATTATACATCATAGGCCACTCCGAGAAAGGAAGATTTAAGGAGGCCGAAACATCATGGTTGCACGGGGAGCAAGTCCCGTTTGAAACCACCAAGGTAGCGACTTTGGAAGGAGAAAGAGTTTCTTTAGATGCCTTCTTCATCAAAAGTATCATCTTGTAACAGCCCATCTTGTCTACAAATATAAGGGATAAATAAAAGTAGATAGAATAACTAATTTATAATTACGTAAGAGGAAAAAGAGAAGCCCACCTTTCCTCATATCAAAAATATTATGCCTCCTCTTTTGCGGTGGCCTCCACTAGTAGGTGGGTCTCTATTTAACTTCTCTTCAACTTCTTTGATGCAAATGTATAGGGCTAAATACCATCACCAAAGCCAAGAACTTTCCAAAAGACCATTAGTTTATTCTGAAAGTATCTCTCCTCTTGAGACATATCATCAGGAAGGTATACATAAGTTTCCGGCCAAGAAATGATTTTGATGccataatttaaaaaattcatcaaaGCATTTCAGAGACGTACCAGGTAGCATCATAAATACTTGCATGAGAAACCTTAGTGAGAGGAGTGACCATGTAATAATGACCTTTGAAGTTATTCATATTGTCACTATACACCTGAACATTTTCTTAGCATGCCTAAATGAGAGTAAAATTTGACTTCATTCTTAGTCGGCTTATctactgatcgtacctgatcagaagaatcgtcaaggcctgctcggatgctagtcttcgtgaagtgagagggggggtgtacctgcaaggtactccgatgccaaagtgagtggatgagcaaaggagagcaagtactagctaaggttagaagagaattgaatacctgaccctctagtcaaagagggtatatatagcccccagcgctgggccatgatctcgctattgggttggattcccaagcccaactaggagactgccaggtttcctgagcggaaatatcggaggtgcgtgtacgccctctgtcctggttaaccgctccgaagtccaagggaagacgcggtcttttaggagccacgtgggatccgagttattcggaggattggatatgaaagagccctgcgcggagcagggtcctcggcaaggatgaCGTCCGGGGGAGAGTTAACGCCGAGCAAGGTCGTCTGCTCCGGGTAGGGTGTTagtgccgagcaaggcgtgtcggGGAGGCAATGAACTATtcatgggcctctgaggcttattgggccgaaagcggtgttgggcctagccttggcccagtccagaacaggagccccccaagtcggagttttctggttAAGAAGCTGTGACTTTGCTTCTACGCTCGGACCCCAATTCTCGTGGTTGCTCGGTGAATCGGTCCTCGTTACACAGACGCGCTCGGAGGAAAATCCAGTGGTgggcgaaacgtcgcgcgtgggaaccacgcgctgacgtggcataggcaatGATGGCCTAGTGTCTAGGAGGCGGCGCCTGTCAGGAGaggtgacgcttcgccttccgagcctttttcctataaaagggggcgaattcTCTCATAAGGGAGTTTTCCTTTCTCTGTTTATCTGCTCGGCTTCGATCAAGGGTTCCTCGGAGAATAATTTCCCAGCTCGTTCATCATATCAAGATCGTTGCTTAGCGAAGGATTCTCCCCGGCCATCCTCATCATGTCTGCAAGTAAGTTCGTTTAGCCTGTCGTTGCTTTACTATTTTTCATAGGATTTGTGTTTCGCTTTCGAGGTCTTCGCCATCGTCATCCTCCCCGGGTTATCTAAGCGATGCCCGGGGGTCAGCGTGGGTTGGCAGGCCGGAGTACGTTGGCGTTAAACTGCTTAAGATAAGCTTTCCCGTTGTCGTGTCATctgtgagtcctcggctgacgagcgttgttcctcgatgggggtttggccgggggctctgctgctcctgctctaccctttcgcttgccttgcggtggaagggtggatttgatggactatcgaattcacttctcccttctgcgtgcaggtgaatcagaTTCGAGTGCTACCTCAAGATCCGGCTCGGACACCGACT contains:
- the LOC131602476 gene encoding alpha-1,4 glucan phosphorylase L-2 isozyme, chloroplastic/amyloplastic-like isoform X1; translation: MSALPFSTTCRHSNPPLHSHPKSSFIGFGQRNNIWQLFIIKKSNSNRSIRKLCVRNVASNKKEELKESLTGQVAGTSNEFIPDSTAIASSIKYHAEFTTSFSPDKFDPSKAFFATAESVRDSLIINWNATYEYYERINVKQAYYMSMEYLQGRALLNAVGNLQLSGPYAEALRKLGYGLEDVANQEPDAALGNGGLGRLASCFLDSLATLNYPAWGYGLRYKYGLFKQLMTKDGQEEVAENWLEMGNPWEIQRNDVSYPVRFYGEVISGPDGSKQWTGGENISAVAYDVPIPGYKTRTTVNLRLWSTKVSTEEFDLQAFNTGDHAKAYAAMKNAEKICYVLYPGDESIEGKTLRLKQQYTLCSASLQDIIARFEKRSGRTVNWETLPDKVVVQMNDTHPTLCIPELIRILIDVKGLSWEKAWDITKRTVAYTNHTVLPEALEKWSLTLLQDLLPRHVEIIRKVDEEFIHEIISEYGTGDLNMLQEKLGKMRILENIELPDSVVELINNTIPAVDPVEEIDVDDNDNDIKAINKKDEDEEEGDEAGEEEQEEDDREDPVVEKKIEMTFKVDPKLPMMVRMANLCVVGGFSVNGVAEIHSEIVKEEVFNEFYELWPEKFQNKTNGVTPRRWIRFCNPDLSKIITKWIGTEDWVTDLEKLAILRKFADNEDLQLEWIGSKRRNKIKVASFIKEKTGYVVSPNAMFDVQVKRIHEYKRQLLNIMGIVYRYKKMKELSTEERKQLYVPRVCVFGGKAFATYVQAKRIVKFITDVGATVNNDPEIGDLLKVVFVPDYNVSVAEMLIPGSELSQHISTAGMEASGTSNMKFAMNGCVQIGTLDGANVEIREEVGEDNFFLFGARAQEIAGLRKERAEGKFVPDPRFEEVKSYVRSGVFGTYNYNDLIGSLEGNEGYGRADYFLVGKDFPSYLECQEEVDKAYRDQKKWTKMSILNTAGSYKFSSDRTIHEYARDIWRIEPVVLP
- the LOC131602476 gene encoding alpha-1,4 glucan phosphorylase L-2 isozyme, chloroplastic/amyloplastic-like isoform X2; translation: MSALPFSTTCRHSNPPLHSHPKSSFIGFGQRNNIWQLFIIKKSNSNRSIRKLCVRNVASNKKEELKESLTGQGTSNEFIPDSTAIASSIKYHAEFTTSFSPDKFDPSKAFFATAESVRDSLIINWNATYEYYERINVKQAYYMSMEYLQGRALLNAVGNLQLSGPYAEALRKLGYGLEDVANQEPDAALGNGGLGRLASCFLDSLATLNYPAWGYGLRYKYGLFKQLMTKDGQEEVAENWLEMGNPWEIQRNDVSYPVRFYGEVISGPDGSKQWTGGENISAVAYDVPIPGYKTRTTVNLRLWSTKVSTEEFDLQAFNTGDHAKAYAAMKNAEKICYVLYPGDESIEGKTLRLKQQYTLCSASLQDIIARFEKRSGRTVNWETLPDKVVVQMNDTHPTLCIPELIRILIDVKGLSWEKAWDITKRTVAYTNHTVLPEALEKWSLTLLQDLLPRHVEIIRKVDEEFIHEIISEYGTGDLNMLQEKLGKMRILENIELPDSVVELINNTIPAVDPVEEIDVDDNDNDIKAINKKDEDEEEGDEAGEEEQEEDDREDPVVEKKIEMTFKVDPKLPMMVRMANLCVVGGFSVNGVAEIHSEIVKEEVFNEFYELWPEKFQNKTNGVTPRRWIRFCNPDLSKIITKWIGTEDWVTDLEKLAILRKFADNEDLQLEWIGSKRRNKIKVASFIKEKTGYVVSPNAMFDVQVKRIHEYKRQLLNIMGIVYRYKKMKELSTEERKQLYVPRVCVFGGKAFATYVQAKRIVKFITDVGATVNNDPEIGDLLKVVFVPDYNVSVAEMLIPGSELSQHISTAGMEASGTSNMKFAMNGCVQIGTLDGANVEIREEVGEDNFFLFGARAQEIAGLRKERAEGKFVPDPRFEEVKSYVRSGVFGTYNYNDLIGSLEGNEGYGRADYFLVGKDFPSYLECQEEVDKAYRDQKKWTKMSILNTAGSYKFSSDRTIHEYARDIWRIEPVVLP